The sequence attgcgcTTTAAGGATGCCCATTCTACTCATTTGAATGTTATGGTATCCACCACTAGATGGCGGTGTTTGTCCTTCAATGAGATTGGCCTTCCTCCACATGTGATCCAATAGCGATCCAGTGAGACGAAGGCCCTAGGTGCCACCAGGAGAGTGCGCAAGCAGAGACAACAGCTGAGCCTCTGTCTAATAATGTTGCTTTCTGCTGTGGCACCAGGGAGTCCATACTGCCCTGATAGGTCATGTATGTCACTGTCAACATGGTGTTCGTGTCATCCAGGCAGACCCTGGGCGTTCTCTCTGCATGGTCCTCACAGAAGCGTACTCCGTGGCCGTCTGCTTAGGGGACATATGGGAGTCAGGAAGTACACTACTTTGGGGCAGGTGCCATTACGAGCTCCAGCCTCCTGGCTCACATCAGGGGACAGTTATGAGTGCAATATGTCTTCCACAGAGCGGGAGAATACTCCTGGACTACTACAAAATGTTGCTCGTCTGCAGCTGCTTTACCTAGACCATATTCAGTGAGGAATGCAGTAAGTGGTTTTTGCTTGGGTGTCTGTGGCTGCTGCATCTTTTTACTGGCACTAGAGGGCACTTCAGGCAAAGTTACGGCTACAGTCATACCAGGGTTTCCAAAACCATGGGGgacccaggaccaagtttggggaatatatatgtatatgtctgtctcagtctacACTCCTGGaaagctactgggtgtgcaggctttggTTCCAACCTTACTCTAACACACTCGATTGGGTTAAACAATGTAAAATGTGAGGATGACTCACGAGGTCATTAAATGTAAAGCACTTTGAAACATTGTTTTATTGAAATGCAAGCCTTACAGATGGATTGTATTTATTTTAGTTTTCATATGAAAGGTACTGTATGTGCTTAATGTGGGAAGAGACTGCTTGTTTTGAGGCACAATGTTACCTCAGCCCTCAAAGACCAGAGACTGGGCCGTTCAACACAATGTTCTGCGTCTGAAAACCAACAATGTGAGACCAGCTGCTTTTCTAGAGATCCTGGAGCGAGGgagtagagaaggagagaagagggtgaAGGGACTGCATGGCAGggggctaggtgagatcagatcctAACATCTGCTAGTCCTAGGGGTTATCCCATGCAGAGTGGACCTCACACTGGTTGAGAATGCCCCAGCagcgtctacacctgttgtttacgacgcatgtgacgaatacaaaTTTGATTGATGTCTGGTGGTGTTTAGCCTCAATGCACAACACAGTTGGGAAAGAGAGACATATGGGCCCTAAAGCCAATCAAACAATTACTTCACTGCAAATGTCAATGTTTTAGTTAATCTACTGAATGCAACTTTGGCAAATTCATACAGAGGACTGCTCCTAAATGATAAGGTTGTGTCTTTGGAATGATAAAGTTACAGCACAGATATTCTTTAGATTTTATAAAGaagggtgtaaaaaaaaaaaaaaaaagtcacagGCCAATAGTTTGAATGGGTGATATGGACCAAGTCAGCAGTAATATTATACTAATATAATCCATCAATTACTGCTTGATAATTTAATGATTTTGTTATTTATAGTATTTGAACTCCTTTTTGAGACTGTGGTGGATTGGATTTGGCCCCTTGGCTGCCATTTGTGTATGTAGCTGGGACCTAGAAGTAATTCTATAAAACTAAATGGGTAGATATACTgcactatttaaaaaaaagtcaTATTTTGCCATCATGAAAAATGTATCCATAGAATGTCAATTTGAGTTTAAACAAATACCATTTATATTTCTTATGACCTTTGTGTAACCTGAGCTTTTACTGAATCCAAGGCAACAGAAACATGAAAATGTCCGAATATTTTTATAATCTTTTAACGTTTTGAGTAAGATGGTGTGTCTCAGACAATTGAACGTCTCAGGAAATGTTTAAACGTCCATAGACACAATGTATTGATGTTTCATACACACTTTCTCTGTTAGTTATCCGTTTTAAAAATGACTTCAATATATCAAGAGACTTTTGAGAAAAATAGCCTATGCAGAAAGCCACGAAAAATTACTGCAACATGGAATTGCTTTAAATACCTCAGGGATTTTTACATACCCTTTTAAGTCATTGTGCACTAAGTGCGCTGAGTTTAGTACACTGATACGCTTTTCTCACTCTTCTCTGCATGTTTTGTTGCTGTTTGGCTCTTCGAATTCCAGGATCAAGAGAAATCCCCTCCTTCAGGATAACATTTTCGAACGTACACATTTAATTCCTTCAAGATGGCCTTGGAAAATGTAAGCTTCTTAACTGTTAATATTTTCAAAACGCAGATAGGCCTGGTTTACGAGGAATATTTTTTGGGTGTGATCATATTTAATTTCCTCCCTGCTCaacttttaaataaataaaaataaaaacagatataTGGGGATTAGGCCTACATTTTCCACAGTTGCTTCATGTAATTGCTACTAAAATCTAGCCTGGCTACATGCAGGGGGAATTTTGAGAATGATTTATCCTTATTGAAATACATATATATTACTTATTGGAATGGTGCTGGGATAATGCAGTTAATACAATAATGCATTGTTTTTTTAATCCAATACTTTTGCCGCATTGGCAACTTTCTGTGTGGAGTTGTGTGCATAACATGGCTGTGGTTATTTGACATGGCACAGATGTCAAACATTGCAGCCATGCTATATGAAATGAACTTGATAAAAATAAGATATTGTTTGCATAATGAACGACCAAAGTTAAATAAATATGACAGAGTAACACGCTTTTCTTCTCAAACAGACTTCAATAAAACTCTTCTTTAATGATTAAATATTCACCACGCGTTTTGACAAAGGAATGCACTTTACTTTCTTCAGATATTAAACATTATCCTTTAAAAAATGCAAAATGTAATAATTCAATATTCATATTCCTAAATAATCGTGTGTTGCCTTTTTAGGGACTCACAAAGAATACTCATTTTCAATGTTTCCTTTTCCCCACTGAAAATATCCTTTATTTTCCCAGTTcgataataaataaatgtttatatAGAGCCTATAGCTTACCAAATAACACACAGGCTACTAAACATGTGTCATACCTTTCTTAAGTTCATATCGCAAGTCTTTACAAAGATCTATCTGTGTTTGGCTCCTGGCTTTGCTATCTCTTGCCAGTGCCTCGGCTCTGTGTAACATAGTTTGATGTAATCCATTTATATGTGTCGCTGACCCCACGTTTGATCCGGGGCTGTGCAGCTGTCCAAAAGCGCCATGATAGTTTGAGTAACCCTGGAAAAAGGGAGATGTATAATAGACGTGTTTTGAAAGGGCTGCGCTGTGAGGGAAATGATTCTGAGGAGCGGCTCGCAGTGGAGATGACACACGGGCCGGAATCTCTGTGCGCAATTGTCGGGGCACGTTCTGAGCACCATCGCTACATCCTTTACATTTGTCCGAAGAAGTTGCAATCTCCGCCAGCGACCACAGTTTAGGTTTTGGGGCTGGAAGAGGCGAGCCAATCACTGACGCGGCATTGCTGGAGTTGCCTGTGTCATTACGCCTCGGTGCAGGTGGACTTGCCGTGTCCGCCGAGTCTGAATCCCTCTCCGCTCCAAGGTGCACGTTTTGAGGAGATGCTGTGGTAGTGGGCCCTAGCATCTCGGGCACTCTCCTGTCCCCATGGTCCTTTAAATCCGGATCAGTTAAGACAGGTTCCATATCATTGCTGCTATTGTCCTCTTTCTCACGGGAGATTCCCACTGGATGTGGATGATGTCCATCTGCAAGAAGATAGAATAAATTAGACCAAATCGTTCCAAGGATTACCGTAATCACCCTTTCAAGGTCTAACGAAAGCAACAGCATGTTGTAAGCCTATGCAGTGAATTACATGGAAATAGgacaacatttttgtttttacaacttttgaaaacaattaaatgcctgaaataaaatacattttaggcCTATTGCAACTTATAAACTTATTGAAAAAAATTATTAAACTAACCTGCTTCATTTCTCGACCCAATTTCTGCTGTGGGCTTGAGTGGTTCGTCATCGTCGTCATTCTTCTCCAGGTCAATGTtgtcatcctcttcctcatcctcactTCTATTCCTCGGGTTCCACGTCATTTTGTTCTCTTTCTTCAAACGTCTTCTGGCGTTAGCGAACCAGGTGGACACTTGGGTAAGGGTCATCTTGGTGATGATTGCCAGCATGATCTTCTCGCCCTTGGTGGGGTAAGGGTTTTTGCGATGTTCATTGAGCCACGCTTTGAGAGTGGAAGTCGCATCCCGTGTAGCATTTTTCCTGTATGCAGGGTCGCCATATGGATAGGGGCCCAATGCACCACCAAACGGGTGATATTCTAAAGAGCCAGTAATGCCGGCTGAAGGATCATACGCAGAGCCCTAGAAAGTCAATAGACAGACAATGTATAATCATCTATTTCAAAGATTTTGACTGCACAAGACTGGCAAGCCTAAAATAAGATATTCGTAATTTCCAGATCTTAAATTTCCAATGCTATTAATTTCGAGATCAAAATGGATGTATATTATAGGCCTTTACATTTAGGCCAGTATATTCACAATTTATGACAGATTAAATATTGGACACGATTTTAACTCAAAATTCTATATTTTATTTTGCAAAGTTTAGCAAATAATTGTGACTAATCATTGCATAACTTGTTATTATAAATTACTTAAAGCTTTTATTAGGAAGCTTTTATAAACGTCTATTAAACATCTATAGTCTACTCCTTGCATCAGAAGGCTACACTTCAGTCTACTCGTTCCAAAATCTGGATACAAATAGGCTTTTCAAGGAAACGAATGGCATTTTTGTTTTTACAAAGTGCCTAATTAATTATTAAACTGTACAGTATTCACTCACCACAAACGAGTTCATTGCCGCCCTCTGCTCTCCGCTGTACTGAAGGTAAGAGTTGAAGCCTGGCGATGAGCCATTGAACGCCGGTGATCCCGCGTACGGCGCGAAGGCTGAGCCTGGAGACGGCCGGCCCATTTCATCTGTCCTCGGTCTTCCTAAAATCACACTGGAACTGAACGGGGGACAGGAATGGAGAGCCAGAGAAACCGACGGTTGGAAGAGAAAACCTTGAGGATACGCCATGATGACTGAGTGACCTCCTAAAGTCAGCCACTTAGGGCCACTTCTGAGCTTTCACCTGGGTATTTGTACACTCACAAGACTAGCGCACAGAAACACATCTGAAAACAGGCCCTTTCCCTCAATGTTCGCATTTGTGAAATACGTATTCCATTCAATAACATTACGAACTGTTGCGTCGGTTGGTTTGTTGTTGTTTGCTGCAGCAACTTGTCTGGAGAAGTAGTCTGCATGCAGCCTTCCAGCGGAACACTTTGTTGATGCTCACTACCTGCTAGGCTTTGGTAATTGAGTATTCTGAGGCAAGTGCTCCTCCTGCAAGTGGGAGTCAGCAGAGGAAAAAGGCAACCTCATTATATAATTGTCAGCTCCACCCCCGTGAAtgcgcgcgtacacacacacacacacaaacactacgcTATTATTCAGATAGCCTATTATCGAATCAATATTATGTATTACCTGTAGCCTAAGACAAAATTATATTCATCTAGGGTCAACTATCGATTAATGATCTATTAGAAGCACTCCCGTTAAGGAGACAAactgcagttcaaacaacaacaaagcgtTAACCCCACCACTGATTTGGTAAACAGCTAAGGAATGGGGccagagaaatgtaaccactctcataTTCATAGACACCTCTATGGATTCAATGACTGACCGTCCATGATATCAAAGGTTTTAacctatacagtgtttgtttacatttacattgtttagaAACATTGGAGTGAATAAGCTTGCAGTAGCCTAAACTGTATTTTGGGTTCTGAGGGGGTAGAAATAAAACAGTTGAATAAGCTCGTGAGGCATGTATAAGTTATATTCTCAGGAATCAATgtgcaggcctacagtatatatcattcatttattcaaAAAATTGATGCAGCCTACCATTCGCAGATTGCCCCTTAAACTGAGAGGGATCGTTATTTGTACTGTTCTTCAGTTGTAACATATGCAGATATACAGTCACCTCCAAAATTATtgtcacccttgataaagatgagcaaaaaagacagtTTAAAatcaataatacaaatactgagctatattgtatgcaaaaacaaaatagaaaaattGGACTATTTTATGCAAAAACAATTGCTCAGAGAagtatattttgtttaacaaataataaaacaaattctCAGAAAGATAGTTGTCAAAATGACTGTAACCCCTGTTTTCATTGCTGAGGCAccctcaccttgcgaggataacagcCCTGAGCtttttttctcaaatgttgtaTGAGATTGGAGAATGCACTGGGAGGAATATACGCCtacaccattcctccatacacaATCTTTCCAGATCATTCATATCCATCCTTTGGTCTGCACTTATGTAcagccctcttcaattcaaaccactgGTTTTTATGGTGttctggagactgagatggccattgcaacaTTTTCATTTTGTGGTCAAATAGCCAtttatttgtggattttgatcttggggtgcttggggtcattgccatgcttgctggaagatccactggTGGGCCAAGTTTCAGCCTTCTTGCATAGggaaccaggtttttggctaaaatggcTTGGTAGGCCTACTTGGTAGAGTTcatgatttttttaaatcaccGTTTGCCTTATGTTGACATTCCTGAGCGTTTTTTTtccctctccggcaactgagttaggaaggatgcctgtatctttttagtggctgggtgtattgatacaccatccaaagggtAATTGATAACTTACATTTTTCCCacccatctatcaataggtgcccttcttcgcgaggcattggaaaccctccctggtctttgtggtttaatctgtacttgaaattcactactcgcctgagggaccttacagataattgtatgtgtggggtacagagatggagtAGTCATTTagaaatcatgttaaccactattattgcaaACAGAGTGAATccgtgcaacttattatgtgacttgataagcaacatttttactcctgaacttatttatgcttgccataacaaggggttgaatacttattgactcaagatgtTACAGCTTTTCATTCTTTATTAATGTGTAAACATTTTTATAAACAAAATCCCActgtgacattatggggtattgtatgaaGTTCAGTAACATAAAATTAAATCTAATCtattttatattcaggctgtaacccaaCTAaacgtggaaaaggtcaaggggtgtgaatactttctgaatggactGTTTGGTGTCCACGGCAACATTGTCTGTGTCAACAACAAGTTATTTTCTCTGTCTCACATAGACCTGTTTGCCTGCCAATGGCAGTGACCAAAACGGAGAAGGAGAACTGTCAGGACACAATAGAGgcaatgaggaagagagagatagatgtaACACGGAAGAGAGAAAAtgaggaaaagagagaaggaggagaggagggagagcatGAAAAGAGTCAGAAGGTGGCTGGTAGGGAAGAGagtgaggatgaggaagtgactgAGAATattgaggatgaggaagtgacagaGTATTGAGGATGAGGAAATGACTGAGAGTAGTGAGGATGAGCAAGTGACAGAGTactgaggatgaggaagtgacagagtactaaggatgaggaagtgacagagtactgaggatgaggaagtgacagagtactgaggatgaggaagtgacagagtagtgaggatgaggaagtgacagagtactgaggatgaggaagtgacagagtactgaggatgaggaagtgacagagtactgaggatgaggaagtgacagagtagtgaggatgaggaagtgacagaGAGTAGTGAGGATGAGGAATTGACTGAGCGTattgaggatgaggaagtgactgAGAGTagtgaggatgaggaagtgacagagtggtgaggatgaggaagtgactgAGAGTggtgaggatgaggaagtgacagagagtagtgaggatgaggaagtgactgAGGGTattgaggatgaggaagtgactgAGAGTagtgaggatgaggaagtgactgAGGGTagtgaggatgaggaagtgactgAGCGTagtgaggatgaggaagtgactgAGCGTagtgaggatgaggaagtgactgAGCGTagtgaggatgaggaagtgactgAGCGTattgaggatgaggaagtgactgAGCGTagtgaggatgaggaagtgactgAGCGTagtgaggatgaggaagtgactgAGCGTagtgaggatgaggaagtgacagagcgtagtgaggatgaggaagtgactgagagaaagaaagagaaggaaagggaaGTAAAGGAAGTCTGAGTCAAGAATTGAAAGAGAAACCAACATTTCAAAATAGGTGCTAAAAGCCCTACAAGATGACAAAAAAGTTGTAAAAGAACCAGAAAATGATAAGAGGAACACAAACAGCGTGAAAAGCAAGAGAAGGAACAGAACGAGAGGgaacagaaaaaaataaaagaagaagagaagagagaaaaggatATAATTCAAATCTTAGAGGAAGAGAAGAAAAATACAGAAAATGAGGAGAAAAGTAATTTGGAGGAggcaaaaaataaagaaaaactgagAAAGGAGGAAGAAaagaagagggagatggagaaggtGCTAGAAAAGCAgaggaatgaaagagagaaagaagagaaagaaaaggaAAAGGAAGAGATTGGTAGATGAATAGAAAAGGAGCGTAAAGAAAGAAAAGAGATTAAAAGAGGAGcaggagaaaagagaagagaaggaacGTACATAAAATGATTAAAAACaagagaagaaagagggagaagaagaaagagaaaaagagaaagcgGGAACAAAAAGAGAGAAATTGGAACTTGCAACGTGGCaaatggaggaggcagagatGAAAATAAGAGAGAAGAGCAAGAGTGGAagaagaaagatcaggaaaaagaggaggcagagatgaaagaggagaagaagaagcagaGATGAATGGAGCAAGTCAGAAAACAGATGGAACAAGCCAGAAAATGTGAAATCTTCAAACTTGAAAACGCATCACACTTtgtacaacactttgtattcaggacaaaaagttaaatgctttgccacattttttgcagtattactttagggCCATGTTGCAAAAAGGATTCAAGTTATGGATTATTTTTATTCTGTTCAGACTTCCTTATTTTCACTTtgccatttaggttagtattgtggagtaactacaatgttgttggtctatcctcagttttctcccatcacagccattaacctatgtatctgttttaaagtcaccattcgCCTCATGGTGAAGTCcatgagcagtttccttcctctccagcaactgagttaggaaggatgcctgtatctttgtagtgactgggtgtattgatacaccatccaaagtgaaatgaataacttcaccatgctcaaagagatattacatttatttttatttttaaccatctaccaataggtgccgtttgcaaggcattggaaaacctccctggtctttgtggttgaatctgtgttcgaCATTCACTgcctgactgagggaccttacagataattatatgtgtgtgGTACCGAGATGAggtaaaaaaatcatgttaaccacaattattgcatacagagtgaattcatgcaacatattatgtgtaaaaaaaaatgtaacctttatttaaataggcaagtcatttaagaacaaattcttatttacaacaactgccggggaacagtgggttaattgctttgtttaggggcagaaaaacagatttttaccttggggatttgatccagcaacctttcggtaactgacccaacactctaaccactaggctacctgccaccccaggacCGTGTCACAGTTTccacggaaggtggcgcccctccccggtcgggcggcgctcggcggtcgtcgtcgccggcctactagctgccaccgatctatgtttctgtgttgtttggttatgtctgtctag comes from Salmo trutta chromosome 7, fSalTru1.1, whole genome shotgun sequence and encodes:
- the irx5b gene encoding iroquois-class homeodomain protein IRX-5b; the protein is MAYPQGFLFQPSVSLALHSCPPFSSSVILGRPRTDEMGRPSPGSAFAPYAGSPAFNGSSPGFNSYLQYSGEQRAAMNSFVGSAYDPSAGITGSLEYHPFGGALGPYPYGDPAYRKNATRDATSTLKAWLNEHRKNPYPTKGEKIMLAIITKMTLTQVSTWFANARRRLKKENKMTWNPRNRSEDEEEDDNIDLEKNDDDDEPLKPTAEIGSRNEADGHHPHPVGISREKEDNSSNDMEPVLTDPDLKDHGDRRVPEMLGPTTTASPQNVHLGAERDSDSADTASPPAPRRNDTGNSSNAASVIGSPLPAPKPKLWSLAEIATSSDKCKGCSDGAQNVPRQLRTEIPARVSSPLRAAPQNHFPHSAALSKHVYYTSPFFQGYSNYHGAFGQLHSPGSNVGSATHINGLHQTMLHRAEALARDSKARSQTQIDLCKDLRYELKKGMTHV